A window of the Dyadobacter pollutisoli genome harbors these coding sequences:
- a CDS encoding N-acetylornithine carbamoyltransferase: protein MKHFLSIDDVTDLNQLISSGIAAKRNPFGDSELGKNKTIGLLFFNSSLRTRISTQKAAQNLGLNVITMNVGQDGWGLEMEEGVIMNGDKAEHVKEAAAVIGSYCDIIGIRSFAGLQDREKDYSEIIFQQFKKYAQVPIVNLESATRHPLQSLADCITIEEFKLKQRPKVVLTWLPHFKALPQAVANSFCEWMNPMDVELVITHPEGYDLAPQFVGKGQVIYDQDKALEGADFVYGKNWSSYSNYGQVLTSDPSWMITEAKMALTDNGKFMHCLPVRRNMKVADEVLDGPRSLVIEQAANREWSAQAALREVLLGMQH, encoded by the coding sequence ATGAAACACTTCCTTTCCATAGACGACGTTACAGACCTTAACCAACTCATTTCAAGCGGAATTGCTGCGAAGCGAAATCCATTTGGCGACAGTGAGCTGGGGAAAAACAAAACCATCGGACTTCTTTTCTTCAATTCAAGTTTAAGGACCAGGATCAGTACACAAAAAGCTGCACAAAATCTCGGCCTGAATGTGATTACAATGAATGTCGGTCAGGATGGCTGGGGGCTGGAAATGGAGGAAGGTGTGATCATGAATGGCGACAAAGCTGAACACGTTAAGGAGGCTGCGGCCGTGATTGGAAGCTACTGTGACATTATCGGCATACGTTCTTTCGCGGGCTTACAGGATCGCGAAAAAGATTACTCTGAAATTATTTTTCAGCAGTTTAAAAAATACGCTCAGGTACCTATCGTCAATTTAGAATCTGCGACACGACACCCATTGCAATCCTTGGCTGACTGCATTACGATCGAAGAATTTAAACTTAAACAGCGTCCAAAAGTAGTTTTAACCTGGTTACCACACTTCAAAGCATTGCCTCAGGCAGTAGCAAACTCGTTTTGCGAGTGGATGAACCCGATGGATGTTGAGTTGGTTATTACGCATCCGGAAGGTTATGATCTGGCTCCCCAGTTCGTTGGAAAAGGTCAGGTTATTTACGATCAGGACAAAGCATTGGAAGGCGCGGATTTTGTATATGGCAAAAACTGGTCGTCTTACTCGAATTATGGCCAGGTATTAACCAGCGATCCGTCGTGGATGATCACGGAAGCAAAAATGGCACTGACAGATAATGGCAAATTTATGCATTGCCTGCCCGTTCGCCGCAACATGAAAGTCGCCGACGAAGTGCTGGATGGCCCTAGATCACTGGTGATTGAGCAAGCCGCCAACCGTGAATGGTCTGCACAGGCAGCTTTACGTGAGGTTTTGCTTGGAATGCAGCATTAA